The following nucleotide sequence is from Arvicanthis niloticus isolate mArvNil1 chromosome 25, mArvNil1.pat.X, whole genome shotgun sequence.
cttaaaaataaataaaacattttaaaaaaaactaaaattgtcTATACATGACTGTTAGTAACTGGTTAGTAGTACATCCCTATTGTGGAATATATGCAATTTCAAAAAGCTAAATACGTATGCGACTCCAAATCGAGAGTCCTAGGGAAGGcgagactaaagaaaaaaatacgtGGTTGCTTCAGGCTTTGATCACAGACTGGAAAGGCAAGAAAACCCATCTTCATACCTACTTCTTGACAAGTGAGTAAAGCTGAATCATAGGAAGTTAAAAGTCAGTCTGATGACTACAGTGAAAAGAAACTATCTTTGATCCAGTCCCAAGACTTGTTGCTGTGAGTACCTTTTCCAGGGTTGGTAAATAGTGCCAGAATCAGGTTTAAGAAAATTTATGAAGCTGCACAGTTTTCCAGTTTCTTACCACGCCACATAGGAAAAGTGTGAATTCAGCCCGCTGTCTCTGATTTGAATAGGTTGAgtcctttttttatttattattttttagtgaACCACCATCAAATATtgaaattaaacccaggtccactggaagagcagtaagtgcttttaaccaccgagccatctctctaggccccctTTAAGAGTTCTTAATGACAATGTCTGAGAGAATCCATTTCCCCATGCCTTCACAAATATTTGGCATTGTCTCAATttgggttttactactgtgaacagacaccatgaccaaggcaactcttataaaggacaccatctaattggtgctggcttacaggttcaggggttcagtccattattagcaaagcaggagcatggcagcatccaggcagaggagctgagagatctgcatcttcatctgactGCATCCGTGAGAAAACTTGATTCTGCACTGGGCGGAGCTTCAAAGCTCctaacttcctccaacaaggccacacctactctaccaaggccacacctcctaatagtgccatttcctgggccaagcatatttaaaccaccacaggcatTATCAATAATTTTAAGCTTTACAGGCCCGAAACAACGTTTTAACTCTTATAtttcttcttgtgttttgttttttggttttttgagacagagtttctctgtgtagccctggctgtcctggaactcactctgtagaccaggctggtctcgaactcagagatccacctgcctctgcctctcaaatgctggaattaaaaggcatgcgccaccactgcccagctaacacttattttttttttttttttttattgtagtgAGATTGGGCCACTCTTCTGATTTTACTGCTCATTTTCATTTTGCCTGTCAATTTTCTGTTCATCTATTTTCTACCACTTGGGCTCTTGGCCTTATCCTGGTATTCCTATGAGCTTTGTTTTAGTAATATTACTTCCACTCTTTTCATCTACCTATGCCTTCTTGCCTGCCACTTGACATCAAACTGTTCATGGTGCATTTCTCACATTGAAGAACAAACCTTTTATGACTTTTGTCCCCAAACTTCAATTACATACACATTATCTTAGTATCTTGAAGATATTAGCTTTATATTTGTTTAAGGAATCAAGAGCTTGGTTACAATCTTCCAGTCGACTGAAAATCGTGCTGACCATCTTTCCCAACTGACGAGAGACATCGCTGTGTGCAGGCTTCCTTTTGACCAGAGTCCAGGTGAACCTTTGACATGGGTACTAACAAACGTGTGAGCTCTTCTCCGCACATCACAGCAGATTGGCCAGTGGGCATGTCTtcggggtattttcttgattaaagacTTATGGGAGAGGAGCCAACCCGCTGTAGGTGTGCCACCTCTGCACAAGTGATCCTGGGATGTGTGAGAAAGCAGGTtgggcaagccatggagaactagTAAATATGCagtccatggtctctgcatcagtttctaccCTGGATTCCTGTCCCTTGCTTCCTTCACTGAAGGATTTATGAGCTATAAAGTAACATAAACCCTTTCTTACCGATTTACTTTtggtcttttatcacagcaacagaggctCTAAGATACACAGGGTACTATCTTTAATTGTAAAGGGGAATGAAGTTAAATTTTTCTTCATGCTGTCTTGTGAGTGAGAGTGGTCTTAGTGAATTATGGATACAAGACAATTTTTAGATGTTTGATACGTTTCTTAGCTCTTGCTAACTAAAGGGTCTGGAGAGAATATGGAGCTGGCAGAAGGCCAGCTGCCAAGCATTCAGAGCAAAATGACAGGCTGCATCCTGTTGTTCAGTCAGAGTTGGAAAATTCCATATTGGGAAATACTTTTGTGATCTGCTCATGacacctttttctttttaggGATATCAGGCAGAGCCAGGGGCCTCATGTATTAAAAGGAAACACTTCactcctgagctatctccccacATAGCTTCTGACACCAAATGTATAGTTTTCCTACACTAAGATAATTCTCTAGTAATTTGAGTCTTAAATTTTAACTCTGAACCAACTACCCAGAGTTACTAAAGACACCAATAAGGGCTTTGTAACAAAATGGTCCCCACTATAAGACACTAAATGCAAGTCCAGGATTCTCTTATTTCTGACCAGGTGACTATAAATCAAAGTCCGTGACTCCTTCTTCAGGTTCATTACTTTGCTAACAACTCAGATAAGCATCTCTATTAgcctatttaaattattaaagaatacaGATGAATAACCTGTGGAAGAAGTGATATGTTATGTAGAGGAAGTCATGGTATAGGATCTAGAGGAGtcttacatgtatgtgttttcatCTTCCTGGAGCTGGGGTGTGCCATGTTCCCACACATGGATGTGTTAACACAGCAGATCTCCAACTCCCTAGATGGAAGATTTTAATGGAAACGTCATAATATAAACACTGTTTATTACTCATTCAACCATCTAGGCTTGTTCCACTGCACAGAAGACCAAGTCTGAAAGCTCCACATTCTATTCATAACTtggtgtttttaaaacaaaagcccAAATGTTCGATTTCACCAAACGAAGACgcaggagccagatgctgtggtgaaagcctgctagctcagaaaGGCAAAGAAAACACCCAACTCACCTTTCTCCTCCACCCAAGtagcagaacaacaacaacaaaaaaccccagttCTTCTCCACACCATCTTAAAAACCCTTCTAtctgaatgtccctcccttctacttcctgtgcttCTCTTTATCTGTCCTCACTTCCTCTCACtctatttttttcctatgttcacttTCTGTCAACCGGTTGCTTGCtccacctcttgacctatggttgattttatttaatcttgtttacaaTAAAGAAagctctgagattaaaggtgtgtgctggggCTGAGTCACAACTAGACAGAAGTTTTTCCAGTATAGAGtctcacagtgtgatcaaataacCTGTGATAGCTTGGTCTTTCAGGCAACCAGTGCCACCCTGAGATTGTCTAGGTCAAAGAATCTCATTTAAAACACAGGAGTCATATATCACCCTCAGAAATTCTATGTACTTCTGTCAGGAGTCAGAAACCAGGAGCAGAGTATGTATCCAGACATTATTAAAGTAAACTGGCAAACTCAGTTATGTAATCTAACTATAACTTATAGCTGTTAATGCCAGTGTCTCTTTACAGCTGTCTAAACTTATTTCTTACAGGTTTGAAGTCAATATGGGGAAGCCAACATTTTTGTTCCACTCTTTCTAAGGGTGTGACTTATAGGGAACTAAAAAACCTACTGAACTCCAAAGATATTATGTTAATTGATGTTAGAAATACATGGGAAATTCTTGAGCATGGAAAAATACCTGGATCGATCAACATACCATGTAAgtgatatatgtttttaaaaagattcatttgTATGCTTAATAACTGATTATCTCCAAAACTTAATTGAATGCCTTAACATTTTCTCCCAGTGGATGAGGTAGGTGAAGCTCTGCAGATGAACCCAAGGGACTTCAAAGAGAAGTATCATGAAGTGAAGCCATCCAAATCTGACCGCCTAGTGTTTTCTTGTTTAGCTGGAGTGAGAAGTAAGAAGGCTATGGACACAGCAATATCACTGGGCTTTAGCAGGTGTGTGAATGAAGAAAAACCTAGATTGAGCACTGTGTATTGCAATATGATAGTGACATTTGGGAAGCTAAGGCTATAGGTCAATGGTAGTGTAATTGCTTAATATGTGAAAAGccctagattcaatccccagcatagcaaaaataaaaataaacatgtcttattttatttaagaatgtcttggggagggggcaggacTGGAGAAATTGcacaatggttaagagcactgtcagCAATTCtagaggacccgggtttgattcccagcacctcaaTGGCACACCTCATAGCTGTCTGTAATGCCACTCCCAAGAGAtatgctgccctcttctggcctttttgggcatgcatgcatgtggtgcacagccacacatgcaaacaaaacacctatacacatatacaacaaaaatttaaaaactcaaggCCAGTCAGCACTACACTGATattttgtcaaaacaaaaacaaaaacaaaaacaaaaaaccaaaccaaaacaaaagaaaccccaAAGTTTCTTTGGGCTGGTGATATAATTTAGTAGTAAACCATGTTCTTTACACCCACAAGTCCCTGGATTTAAGCTTGACTACTACAggggcaaaagaaaacaaaaaacactgctAATAAAAGCAGTAtaagcaggcagtggtggtgcatgggTGTGGTCCTAATGCTCAGGAAGCAGACataggcggatctctgtgagtctgagaccagtgtggtctacagagttccaggacagccagcgctattcagagaaaccctgtcttgacaagCTAAGTTaactaagtaagtaagtaagtaagtaagtaactaAATGTAATATGGGGACTAAGGGCCTGTGTCTTTCCAACCTACTTACAAAATGGTTTTAGGAGATGTAGAATCTAAGTAAGATGATGAGTGGCTACTGCAAAGCTCTTCTGTTAGGAAGCACCACTAACTGCTGTATCTTTGCAGTGCTCAACATTATGTTGGAGGATGGAAGGAATGGGTGACCTGTGAAAtttcagagaagaaacaagaaagttgACCTTTGCAACAACAGACTCTGTGTTCATATATACAAGAATTGTTGATTAAGCAAAAGAAAACCCCAGCCTTGGCACCAAAGGCTAATAGATTCTGTTTGACTAATTAGTGACTGTTTTTCTAATCTGAGAACTGAGGGTACTGCTCCCCTGAACATTTTCAAAGTCTACTGCACACTGAGATAATATGAATTGCCATCGAAATATATAGATTCTCCAGTTCATTCTTTAATTCTTCTCTTAAACATTACATTCCAAAgcacagtttcctctccctctacagTTACTTTTTAAGTATTTTGGGATCCCATAGTCAGCTTGTATTATCTAACCATGTGTGATCATGGCTGTGGGCAAAAACAGTGTGTTAACAAGCAGTCCCAATTTAAAATAACTGAGCTTCTGGTTTGAGCCCCAGATTTGTAGGTCCAATACTTGAAaggtggaagcagaaagattgctatgagtttgagtCCAGATGAGACGACGGAGACCCTGTTTCGAAAGAAAAGAATCTGGTGTCTGGAGAAGTCAACTCTACTCAGGAAAACTCATTCACAGCATCTGAAGACTCATGGCAATGTGTGGCCAGAATAGTAACAAGGCAActcaatttaaaattataattaatgtgAGGATAAAAATTGCAACAGGTTATGACTGTGGAGGGCAAAGTAACCTAGAAGAGGCCAGGAAAATTTGTGCGATACTAGAGATGTTCTAAGGCAATGACAGAAATATCAGCAGTGTCAAAACTCATCAaagcacacataaaaaaataggTGGTGTTATAAGTCATATGACTCAATttcaaaactaataaaatattattccCTCTACCCTGCATGtacttctttaaaatgttaagttatATGCTTGTTTGTGTGCTGATGTAATAGTAACAAGGTAAACTTGCGTTTTCCTACCTGCTTCTTCTGaccatttgctttttaaattttcatttgtgaaGTTATTTAGATCATGTGGGACACCCCTAGCAAAGCTCTCGAGGTACTTCCTTGTCCAAAATAAGTGGAAGCCATTGAAAAATGTGGAAGTACCAGCATTTGAACTTCTGTCTCCACAATGGCAGTATGGTTTGTTGATTGTTCCTATTAGGACTAGGAATgttgcaaaacacacacacacacacacacacacacacacacacacacacacacacatcaggcaTTACTGAAGCAGCAAGGCTTTGGAAGATCTATGATTTTAAGGAGAAAGAGAGCGTAGAGGACGAACCCAAATTGTAGTACTGGGCCCATGACTACCAGCCTGGATAGTGCCTGGCTTTTAGTTACAACTAATGGTACAGACAAGCCATAAATTGACCGGTCCTCTCAAGAACTAAATGTCAACTAAATCCCGAATGCAGGCATCTTCCTGATCCCCTAATAGATGAATATATAAACTAAGTATGAATTTTATGTTTCATGTATCACAAGATGTTCTTTCAACTATTTAGAAATATAGCAAACATTCTTACCTTAAGGCCAGGCCAAAACGCAGGTGACAAACCAGATTTTGCCTAAAGGACACAGTTTGTGGTTGTCTGAATGAGAGCCAAAGGCTATCTCAAGTGTTCATATATAATGTTCAGACTTTTATCAAAACTTGCTGGGCACAACTGTAGTCATAATCTTTtttgggtttgcttttgttttgagacactgtcttactgtgtagctaTTGCTGGCCGGGAACTCATAGAGATtgctttcctgcctctgcttcccaaatgctgggtgggattcaaggtgtgggccaccatcaGCAAACAGTATTTTACAATTGAaaagtaacaggaaaaaaaaaaaaaaaaagcagggtatggtggtatatgcttataaccccaacacttgggaggtggaggcagaaggagtcAAGGTCCCCAGCTACACAGAGAGtaaaggccagcttgagctatatGAAACCTTGCCTCAGAGGGGGACAACTAGAAACTGAACCACAGGGGATTTACATACTGGACTTTTAGACATAAGGATTAAAGTAACGGTCtttgtttgggtttctattgctgtggagaaaCACCGTGACCACAATTcgtataaaggaaaacatttaactggggctggcttacagttcagaggtttagtccatttttgtcatggcaggaaacatggtggcatgcaggcagacatgctgcTGAATAAGGAGCTcagagagttttacatcttgatctgaagacagccGGTATGGTAATTTGAATACACTTGGCCTAGGgtgtggtactattaggaggtgtggactttgagtaggtgtggctttgttggaggaagtgtgtaatTGTGGTCATGGGCTTTAAGacgtcccccaccccacccccatcctagcttcctggaagccagtcttctagctgcctttggaacaagaggtggaactctcagcttctccagccccacagctgcctggatgctgccatgagaattctacatcttgatccccaGCAGGACTGTGAACCATGGAAACTGGGCAttagcttctgaaacctcaaagcctagccccacaatgacacacttcctccaacaaggccacacctcctaagagtgccactcctAAGGGTCATGCATTCAAACACCTGAGTCTATGAAGGCCACTTCTATTCAAATCACCTTAGTAACtgtaatgaaaaaaaagtaaactaaaaCACATTCAGTAATTTGATGATGTAAGTAAGGAGAACTATATCAAAAGACAGGAAGTATCAAAGAGAGATTctagcctgtaatctcagctactctAGAGGCTGGGGCAAAAGGATTTGAGTTCAAAGGCAAGCTAGGCAAATTAATGAGAACTcatctcaaaaactaagaaaGGGTAGGTATGTAGCTTAGTATTAGCAACTTAACTAGGACACACAAGGCCCTGTTTTGGTTCCTGGTAACCAAATATAACAGAAGATAGCAAATATCCAACAAAGGTTAAACAGTTTTAACACAGAC
It contains:
- the LOC143438485 gene encoding thiosulfate sulfurtransferase/rhodanese-like domain-containing protein 3 isoform X1, with the translated sequence MLARLVLGTSCRAALGSVEPALGGIKSLVTIFQSTENRADHLSQLTRDIAVCRLPFDQSPGLKSIWGSQHFCSTLSKGVTYRELKNLLNSKDIMLIDVRNTWEILEHGKIPGSINIPLDEVGEALQMNPRDFKEKYHEVKPSKSDRLVFSCLAGVRSKKAMDTAISLGFSSAQHYVGGWKEWVTCEISEKKQES
- the LOC143438485 gene encoding thiosulfate sulfurtransferase/rhodanese-like domain-containing protein 3 isoform X2, translating into MLARLVLGTSCRAALGSVEPALGGLKSIWGSQHFCSTLSKGVTYRELKNLLNSKDIMLIDVRNTWEILEHGKIPGSINIPLDEVGEALQMNPRDFKEKYHEVKPSKSDRLVFSCLAGVRSKKAMDTAISLGFSSAQHYVGGWKEWVTCEISEKKQES